TATCCAAAATTTTAAACTTATGCAATATCTATTTTATGATTAACAAATTGATTTTTTGATTCATTAATTTTGTTGTTTTAATCAAGTAACTTATGATACTTAAACCCAACTTAACAAAAAAAatccattatatttaataaataaacttAGGAGTATTATATTTAATGGATAAAAGGATAATTAATCTTCGTATAATCAAAgaatattgatagtgaaagtcatTAATTTTGATGGAGAAGGAATTAGGAGTAAACGACGTcatgacaatcgaaccactataaataagAGCACTCCttgttttattatttattcttattGTTCACTAATTTAATTGATCGTTACACTCTATTTATTTTTCAGGTCAAAATGCATACATACATATCCgatgggagactgagctctaacTTGTTAGATTCTCTCTAGCATAAGAAAAGTAATCACCTTGTGATCTAAACATGCTTTAGAAATCGTGCCAAGATGATCCCTTTAACTACTAAATCTTGCATTAAACGTTATTATGGGATGCAGCAGCGGAGGGAACACAAAGACGATGTTTAATGGTATCGGATCGGATCCGACTATAACCTACATAATAAATGCCCGACAAGGACTTCCGGGTCCGGATCCTTCGGTTAAGGGTTTGGGTCGTTCAAATCAAGCCCAACCCACGAGCAGGCTCTCCTCGCTCACCTGCGGCGGACGGGATGTCTCCAGTTCTCAGTCACGTGAGGAGGCAATCGATCCTGCCGATGGGGGTTTGCGGGGGCCGGAAGCGCCCTTTCTTCTTCCTCGTCCTCCCTCTAATCCTCTTCCTCCCTTTGATTCTCTCAGGTCCGTTTCCCCTCATCAATCCCCTCTCGCTCTTTCTAATTCCTTGTACTCTGATACATGTCCCGTCGTCTGTTGCTCCCAGTGTCAAAATTGCATGAGAGTTCTTCGATCCAACAAGAGCCGAAGCGAACTCGCCCCAATAAATCAGATCACCTCGTCCTCGGACCCGCTGCCGGTCAGGGGTTGCCCGATCGCCTCCAATGCCAAGGTATATCTTCTAATCCTTTCTTTCGACCTTTTTTATGTGAAAAacagcttcttctttttttaaaagTTTACATCAATTGATATGTTTGAACCTTTTAGCTGTTTACGTCAAATTCGATGACGGTGGAAATTCTGTCATTGTTGTTGGAATGTTTGTCGAACAAGGAGTACGTGCTTTGAATTTAGGGTTGAAGTAAGACCATGGGCCATGGAATTATGTTGGTAATCCTTGCTTTGGTCATGCTTCTTGATTTTGAGTTTGTTCTCGTGAACTTTACATGAAATGAAACGTCCAGTCAGCCACGTTAGATTAAGAGATTTAGTCTTTTAACGGAAAGAGATAGGAAAAATGCTCCTGTCTTGTTGTCCCATTGAATTTGTATCCCCACATCTTTTAGTAGATGACTTACGGTATCATACAATACTGTGCCGCCACTTTTTTGCGTATGTAagtaattacatatgtcaatagCCAATGCCAGTAGTTCTTCCATTTCAAGCAAATCTGCTGAACCCTTGTTGATCACCAGAAGTTGGGGACTGCACTGTATGTtctgataaattttatatattaaaattttctagTAACAAAAACAGTTATGAACTAAAATGTTACTTAACCTTCACTACGACCTACTTATGGCTCAAGTTCTGAGTTTTAAGAAATGAGAATTGCTGGCTGATAATTTCTGaagtttaaatttaaaatatttttcattctgTTATCTTGTCTCTTATATAGTAGCAATAGTTCCTATATCTACCATCTACTAAAATGTGTATACCGTTGGCAGATTTCTGGATGATTGTGCCTTCTGTTGATTTTGCAACTAAACTTAATGCAATCAATTATGTCTCTGTGAGCTTCCTCATCATGTGTCTCCTGTTACAGGCCTCAAAGCTGTCAATAAGGTCCATTCTTCAATCTCACATGAGGACATTCAAATTGGTGACAGCATTTCATTTGTCACAGTTTACACAATTTACAACAGCTCGCGTGGATCAGACTCTGCAAGGGCGGATAGTAAATTATCTGATATGGTAATTGTTGGAAACAATTCCTACAGCAAAGCTGAAAGGTCCATGGCCATTCTTATTGCTTTCATAGACTTCATACAGGTAATTACATGTATAAACACTAAATTACATGCTCCTGATTAATTATGTTTAcacataaaaaatatgatattgttCTTTAAAATGTACATTTTACATACACCAACACACAAGCATGTTTAGGAGATTTCTGTAAGGGACACTGATTTTAAGTTTAATCATATATGTAATGGCCACTTTAGAAGTGTGCTATTATCCGATTTTGCATATCCAATGGGGTTATAAACTGTGGATTATGTGCTAATGTTATTCAACTTAGTTACATTCATTTGTTTCTAAATTCATGCACTAATGTTCTTTTGGTGTGCATATTGGTTGGAGAATTGTCTTTAAATTCCACATTTTCATCCagacaaaaactaatttatacaaGCTgatgtttttcatcaattttgccCTTATTTTCGATTGCTGAATTAAATAAATGTATAAGATGGTTGGTGTTTGTTTAACTTGATTTTTGTATGTAGAACTTTACAGGTGTCAATGCCAAGCAGCAGTGTAATCATATTGACTGATCCTGCTTCTGAGTTTGCAATAAGAAAAAGTAAAGCAACAACATTACCAATTCCTGGAGATTACTCACGTGGAAACTTGATGCTTCAGAGAATCAGGTCCTACATTGTAAGATCATGTTTAAATAGTATTTGAATAGCTTCAGTTTCTAAGGAATAATACATTTTCGATCCTGGTCTGTTCTTTTGTTCAGTATAATTCTGCCCATTTAGTTTGGCATATTCGAAATATGATGTTGTTccacattcatatcaaccatgttTCATGGGTAGTTGTACCATGCTCATGCTTTTTTGGAGTAGACTCTTTTACCATATTATTTTACATCACAAACCATTGCTGTCTAGCTGCTTGTTGGTTCTTTTACAAGATTGTTTTAACTTTATTACTGTGTATCTACTCTTCTTTTTAGGTTTTATGCCTCCAGCAATTCTTTGTGTAAATTAGCCAAATTATCCAATACTTTTACAAGATTCTGTTGAGTAAAAAATTGTAACCACAAGGATCAGCAGAAAATCACTATTTCAGAAAAAGTATATTGGCCAAGTCTATCGATATTATGATACTAATAATATCCAAAGTTAGTGCAAATCACATATTTGAAATAAAGAGTATTGAATATTGTGAGAGAGAATTCTACATATAGTTGCCCAGATGCAAAAATAAAGAAACAGAACCTAAAACAATGTTGGATTAAATCCCTAGTTTCACAGGGAGTTTGAAGAGAAAAAGACAAAAGAGTGATAGAAGAGTGGAAACACTTATTTTCCACCAGAAAAATGATGTctacaaaagaaagagaaaagtaaTGGGCTGAAAGGGAAACCATTTCCATGTACGATGCTCCATAACATTTATCAAAACATGACTCCAAAATCATATTACAAAAGTGCCTCTACAGTTTCCATGTGGCTGAAGCTAGTGAGGCCTTTATAATAATCTTAGTGATATATACCAGCAACAAAATATTTAAACATTTCCAATCTGTGTTGCATGTGCGAGTGGAGTGTTCAACTCCACATGTTATAGTTATATGATTTTGCAGCCTGTAAAGTTTATCTTAGCATAGTGTAGCACAATGTTTTTAGATCTATTAATTTCTTGTGCTACTGAAAGGTTGTTAATTTAAGTGAATCTTTTTTTCGTTATCTCGGACCATTGCAGGCATTCCTAGAAACAAGGCTTCAAGAGCAATCTAAGGGCCTCGGGAGTACTAGTCACTACATTTTCACTGATTCTGATATTGCAGTGGTAAATGACCTTGGGCATATATTTCAGAAAGATCCTAACTTTCACCTGGCCCTCACTTTTCGTAACAATAAAGACCAGCCTCTAAACTCAGGTTTCATTGCAGTAAGAGGCACtccagatggaatttataagttaGTTCACAGTCTcttttcatgattatgattttctGATTCAACAACTCGGCAAATAAGATACCAATTTTTGGCTGCAGGGCAAAGATCTTTTTAGAAGAAGTTGTGAACGTGTACAGCTTGAAATTTATGAAGGCCTCCCGCATGCTTGGTGATCAGTTAGCTCTTGCATGGGTAGTTAAGTCTCATCTTCCATTTGCTCTAAAGAAGTTTGGTAGGCATGAAAGCTTCTCTGCTGAGCTAAACGGAGTGTCAATTCTCTTTTTGCCTTGTGCTGTTTATAATTGGACCCCACCTGAAGGCGCTGGGCAGTTTCATGGCATGCCCTTGGATGTCCAGGTAAGCTTAAATTGTAGGTTTTTAAGTGAGATTCTCTGTCCCGTTGATTACCTATGAAACTTCTAATTGCTAAAATTTTGTCTGATTAACCATTTTGTAGTCGTTAGTTGATGGAATTAATTCCTTCTTGTTATCTTGTGTCTCTCTGTGATGAATATAATTATGCTTTCCTTGACCTCCGAGCTTAAACCTTAGCGCAAGGTATGCTATCCAAGGAGATACTATATTTGATTATTATGCGCTGTTATTCAGGTTGTCCATTTCAAGGGGTCGAGGAAGCGATTAATGTTGGAATCTTGGAGCTTCTATAACTCAACGTCCAATATGTCCGACATGCTCTGCCTCGTTCTAAAAAGCGGAAGGACAAAATACGACTTCTGAATTCAGGTTGGCTTCACACAATAATACTGTTGTCTGCTCAAGTTTTGTAAAATGAAGTACATCTCTTCTTCTCAAGTGCCTTCAATTTTGATCTGTCAATCTAaaggtttttatttctttttttcagaCAAGGTAGATTGGTTGATTACTGAGCT
This Musa acuminata AAA Group cultivar baxijiao chromosome BXJ1-2, Cavendish_Baxijiao_AAA, whole genome shotgun sequence DNA region includes the following protein-coding sequences:
- the LOC135609607 gene encoding uncharacterized protein LOC135609607 isoform X1 — protein: MSPVLSHVRRQSILPMGVCGGRKRPFFFLVLPLILFLPLILSVSKLHESSSIQQEPKRTRPNKSDHLVLGPAAGQGLPDRLQCQGLKAVNKVHSSISHEDIQIGDSISFVTVYTIYNSSRGSDSARADSKLSDMVIVGNNSYSKAERSMAILIAFIDFIQVSMPSSSVIILTDPASEFAIRKSKATTLPIPGDYSRGNLMLQRIRSYIAFLETRLQEQSKGLGSTSHYIFTDSDIAVVNDLGHIFQKDPNFHLALTFRNNKDQPLNSGFIAVRGTPDGIYKAKIFLEEVVNVYSLKFMKASRMLGDQLALAWVVKSHLPFALKKFGRHESFSAELNGVSILFLPCAVYNWTPPEGAGQFHGMPLDVQVVHFKGSRKRLMLESWSFYNSTSNMSDMLCLVLKSGRTKYDF
- the LOC135609607 gene encoding uncharacterized protein LOC135609607 isoform X2, whose amino-acid sequence is MRVLRSNKSRSELAPINQITSSSDPLPVRGCPIASNAKASKLSISSRGSDSARADSKLSDMVIVGNNSYSKAERSMAILIAFIDFIQVSMPSSSVIILTDPASEFAIRKSKATTLPIPGDYSRGNLMLQRIRSYIAFLETRLQEQSKGLGSTSHYIFTDSDIAVVNDLGHIFQKDPNFHLALTFRNNKDQPLNSGFIAVRGTPDGIYKAKIFLEEVVNVYSLKFMKASRMLGDQLALAWVVKSHLPFALKKFGRHESFSAELNGVSILFLPCAVYNWTPPEGAGQFHGMPLDVQVVHFKGSRKRLMLESWSFYNSTSNMSDMLCLVLKSGRTKYDF